A part of Ziziphus jujuba cultivar Dongzao chromosome 8, ASM3175591v1 genomic DNA contains:
- the LOC107404763 gene encoding uncharacterized protein LOC107404763 isoform X1 — MASSFQAVSTVGALSYPNAIAWSDENLIAIASGHLVTILNPALPLAPRGLVTISTGEPPFTIGVVDRNDLLTACLLPTSLSRDTRPCVRSISWSPIGLAPNAGCLLAVCTTEGRVKLYRPPFCDFCAEWIEVVDVSNRLYEYLASISFGEQEACTTSKTSDEHATENRLANEDSDIVLRRGRKRRKAVASRIVKDSISDEQDDETGKERQELSMVLYTGTAPLKVDNSKRNVSASKSKAKPRKKIPEHSTQPLITADKYASRSSMLSSLVVAWSPVLQLTSKTCSIPQNGSSVSLLAVGGKSGQVSIWRVSVPNYFSIEHGGVPTTATIVALLQAHHTWITAISWALLDSDSSNPHVLLATGSTDGSVKIWLAYNEQLLKSTESNHASFSLLEVIAVDNAPVSVLSLAMPDKFSDKILLAIGKVSGSSEVWICDVSSSKFDKVGLYEMHDHVVTGLAWAFDGRSLYSCSQDNFVRSWILSDGVLREVPIPSNTPRLRSSTDLPDAYISCLGLAVSPGNLVIAMVRNFDQDLLDPMYQQRTQKAAVDFFWIGAQQVNPLSDFSPDVVIPGFPGKELVCWELNILWSLKQYENQNKPLVVWDIVAALLAFKCSSAKYVEHVLVKWLSISFVGSQFQMGLSAEKILPHVSKSLSKLASRQLHLLNIICRRVILSELKPEQINCKEQNLQGLDCTEEEKLMMWIELLLSSERELRERLVGLSFSAFTSLSLRSHSTTVSSQPGDWFPVGLAQMEQWVSLNRDVVQDQLRVLAIEVGKHKERNRLQLSGNASTEKCSYCSSSVPFESSEVAFCQGVGHGHKLARCAVSMEVCPLTPLWFCMSCHRQVFRLPPETLFALPEYPVDFKSSATNICSKPLCPFCGILLQRLQPDFLLSASPV; from the exons ATGGCGTCGAGCTTCCAGGCCGTTTCAACGGTGGGAGCTTTATCCTATCCAAACGCTATTGCCTGGTCCGATGAGAACCTAATCGCTATTGCTTCCGGTCACCTCGTCACCATACTC AATCCTGCATTGCCTTTGGCACCACGGGGCCTTGTCACGATCTCAACCGGCGAACCGCCTTTTACTATCGGAGTTGTTGACAGGAACG ATTTACTCACAGCTTGCTTGCTTCCAACATCTTTGTCTCGGGACACTCGGCCCTGCGTTCGATCAATTTCATGGTCGCCGATTGGACTAGCTCCTAATGCCGG gtgcTTGCTTGCGGTTTGCACAACGGAAGGTCGAGTGAAGCTTTATCGTCCGCCATTTTGTGATTTCTGTGCTGAATGGATAGAg GTTGTGGATGTGTCAAATAGACTTTATGAGTATCTTGCAAGTATCAGTTTTGGTGAGCAAGAAGCTTGCACAACCTCGAAAACTTCTGAT GAGCATGCAACTGAGAACAGATTGGCTAATGAGGATTCAGACATTGTCCTAAGACGTGGGAGGAAACGAAGAAAAGCCGTTGCTTCCAGGATAGT AAAAGACTCTATTTCTGATGAGCAGGATGATGAAACTGGGAAGGAAAGACAGGAATTGAGTATG GTGCTTTATACCGGCACTGCCCCATTGAAAGTAGACAATTCAAAACGGAATGTTTCTGCCTCTAAGTCTAAGGCAAAACCTCGCAAAAAGATACCAGAACACAGCACACAGCCACTGATAACAGCAGATAAATATGCTTCTCGCAGTTCAATGTTATCATCACTTGTAGTTGCTTGGTCACCAGTGCTGCAATTGACAAGTAAAACCtgttcaattcctcaaaatggTTCATCGGTCTCTTTACTTGCTGTTGGAGGAAAATCTGGTCAAGTTTCAATATGGAGAGTTTCTGTACCAAATTACTTTTCTATAGAGCATGGTGGGGTCCCAACTACTGCGACAATTGTTGCACTTCTTCAGGCACATCATACATGGATCACTGCAATTAGTTGGGCATTACTGGATTCTGATTCTTCAAATCCTCATGTTTTATTGGCCACTGGCAGTACTGATGGAAG TGTCAAAATCTGGCTGGCATATAATGAGCAATTGCTGAAGTCGACAGAATCTAATCATGCTTCTTTTTCCCTGTTGGAG GTTATAGCTGTTGATAATGCCCCAGTTTCAGTACTTTCACTTGCAATGCCTGACAAGTTCAGTGACAAAATACTCTTAGCTATTGGTAAGGTATCTGGATCTTCTGAAGTATGGATATGTGATGTATCCAGCAGCAAATTCGACAAAGTTGGCTTATATGAGATGCATGACCATgtt GTGACAGGTTTAGCTTGGGCTTTTGATGGACGTTCTTTGTACAGCTGCAGCCAG GATAACTTTGTGCGAAGTTGGATATTAAGTGATGGTGTGCTCCGTGAAGTACCTATTCCTTCAAATACTCCTCGGCTAAGAAGCTCAACTGAT TTGCCAGATGCATACATTTCATGCTTGGGTCTTGCAGTCTCTCCTGGAAATCTTGTGATTGCTATG GTTCGCAACTTTGATCAAGATTTATTAGATCCAATGTACCAGCAAAG GACTCAAAAGGCTGCTGTTGATTTCTTTTGGATTGGTGCACAACAAGTTAATCCTTTGTCGGACTTTTCTCCGGATGTTGTCATTCCTGGTTTTCCTGGAAAGGAATTGGTTTGCTGGGAATTAAATATTCTTTGGTCTTTGAAACAGTACGAAAATCAGAACAAGCCTCTGGTTGTTTGGGATATTGTAGCAGCATTATTGGCTTTCAAATGTTCTTCAGCAAAGTATGTAGAGCATGTACTGGTCAAGTGGCTCTCAATTTCATTCGTTGGATCTCAATTTCAAATGGGACTCTCTGCCGAAAAGATTTTGCCACATGTTTCAAAAAGTTTATCAAAGCTTGCTTCTCGCCAGTTGCACCTCCTGAATATTATCTGTAGAAGGGTGATATTATCAGAGCTGAAGCCTGAGCAAATAAACTGCAAAGAGCAGAACTTGCAAGGACTAGATTGTACTGAAGAAGAAAAATTGATGATGTGGATTGAGTTGCTTTTGAGCAGTGAAAGAGAACTCCGTGAGAGGCTTGTAGGCCTTAGTTTTTCGGCTTTTACTAGTCTGAGTCTGAGGTCCCATTCAACTACAGTTTCTTCTCAACCCGGAGATTGGTTTCCTGTTGGATTAGCACAGATGGAGCAGTGGGTTTCACTCAATCGTGATGTTGTACAGGACCAGTTAAGAGTCCTTGCAATAGAGGTTGGAAAGCATAAGGAGAG GAACAGACTGCAATTAAGTGGAAATGCATCAACAGAGAAGTGTAGTTATTGTTCATCCTCGGTTCCATTTGAATCTTCCGAAGTTGCATTTTGTCAAGGAGTTGGACATGGCCATAAACTAGCTAGGTGTGCTGTTTCTATGGAGGTTTGCCCTCTAACTCCTCTATGGTTTTGCATGTCTTGTCATAGACAAGTATTCAGACTGCCACCAGAGACTCTATTTGCGTTGCCCGAATACCCTGTAGATTTCAAGTCATCTGCTACAAATATTTGTTCAAAACCCTTGTGTCCATTTTGTGGGATACTGCTACAAAGACTACAGCCGGATTTTCTGCTCTCTGCATCTCCTGTATAA
- the LOC107414995 gene encoding serine/arginine-rich splicing factor SR34A has translation MSGRFSRTIYVGNLPSDIREWEIEDLFYKYGRILDIELKIPPRPPCYCFVEFENARDAEDAIRARDGYNFDGCRLRVELAHGGRGPSSSDRRGGYGGGGGGRFGASRHSEYRVIVRGLPSSASWQDLKDHMRKAGDVCFAEVSRDGEGTFGIVDYNNYDDMKYAIRKLDDTEFRNPWARAYIRVKKYERSPSRSRSRSRSRSRSVRRDRSKSPDRSVSRSVSRSRSASPVKASRPRSRSRSASPHPVRSGSG, from the exons ATGAGTGGGCGCTTTTCTCGCACAATCTATGTTGGCAACCTGCCATCAGATATAAGGGAATGGGAAATTGAAGATTTATTCTACAAG TATGGTCGTATATTGGATATTGAACTGAAGATACCTCCTCGCCCTCCatgttattgttttgttgag TTTGAGAATGCTCGAGATGCAGAAGATGCAATCAGGGCTCGTGATGGCTATAACTTTGATGGTTGTCGTCTAAGG GTTGAACTTGCCCATGGTGGTAGAGGACCATCTTCTAGTGACCGTCGTGGTGGctatggtggtggtggaggaggCCGGTTTGGTGCTTCACGCCATTCTGAATATCGAG TTATTGTCCGTGGCCTTCCTTCTTCTGCTTCTTGGCAAGATTTGAAA GATCATATGCGAAAAGCTGGTGACGTGTGTTTTGCCGAGGTTTCCCGCGATGGTGAAG GGACTTTTGGTATTGTTGATTATAACAACTATGATGATATGAAATATGCG ATTCGGAAACTGGATGATACTGAGTTTCGAAATCCTTGGGCAAGAGCTTATATTCGG GTTAAGAAGTATGAGAGAAGTCCCTCAAGGAGCCGAAGTAGAAGCCGTAGCAGAAGTAGAAGTGTAAGGAGAGATCGAAG TAAATCGCCAGATCGATCTGTTTCTAGATCTGTTTCAAGGTCCAGATCTGCATCTCCTGTCAAAGCTTCTAG GCCTCGATCAAGATCAAGGTCGGCATCACCCCACCCG GTGAGGTCGGGAAGTGGCTGA
- the LOC107404763 gene encoding uncharacterized protein LOC107404763 isoform X2, which translates to MASSFQAVSTVGALSYPNAIAWSDENLIAIASGHLVTILNPALPLAPRGLVTISTGEPPFTIGVVDRNDLLTACLLPTSLSRDTRPCVRSISWSPIGLAPNAGCLLAVCTTEGRVKLYRPPFCDFCAEWIEVVDVSNRLYEYLASISFGEQEACTTSKTSDEHATENRLANEDSDIVLRRGRKRRKAVASRIVKDSISDEQDDETGKERQELSMVLYTGTAPLKVDNSKRNVSASKSKAKPRKKIPEHSTQPLITADKYASRSSMLSSLVVAWSPVLQLTSKTCSIPQNGSSVSLLAVGGKSGQVSIWRVSVPNYFSIEHGGVPTTATIVALLQAHHTWITAISWALLDSDSSNPHVLLATGSTDGSVKIWLAYNEQLLKSTESNHASFSLLEVIAVDNAPVSVLSLAMPDKFSDKILLAIGKVSGSSEVWICDVSSSKFDKVGLYEMHDHVVTGLAWAFDGRSLYSCSQDNFVRSWILSDGVLREVPIPSNTPRLRSSTDLPDAYISCLGLAVSPGNLVIAMVRNFDQDLLDPMYQQRTQKAAVDFFWIGAQQVNPLSDFSPDVVIPGFPGKELVCWELNILWSLKQYENQNKPLVVWDIVAALLAFKCSSAKYVEHVLVKWLSISFVGSQFQMGLSAEKILPHVSKSLSKLASRQLHLLNIICRRVILSELKPEQINCKEQNLQGLDCTEEEKLMMWIELLLSSERELRERLVGLSFSAFTSLSLRSHSTTVSSQPGDWFPVGLAQMEQWVSLNRDVVQDQLRVLAIEVGKHKERLQLSGNASTEKCSYCSSSVPFESSEVAFCQGVGHGHKLARCAVSMEVCPLTPLWFCMSCHRQVFRLPPETLFALPEYPVDFKSSATNICSKPLCPFCGILLQRLQPDFLLSASPV; encoded by the exons ATGGCGTCGAGCTTCCAGGCCGTTTCAACGGTGGGAGCTTTATCCTATCCAAACGCTATTGCCTGGTCCGATGAGAACCTAATCGCTATTGCTTCCGGTCACCTCGTCACCATACTC AATCCTGCATTGCCTTTGGCACCACGGGGCCTTGTCACGATCTCAACCGGCGAACCGCCTTTTACTATCGGAGTTGTTGACAGGAACG ATTTACTCACAGCTTGCTTGCTTCCAACATCTTTGTCTCGGGACACTCGGCCCTGCGTTCGATCAATTTCATGGTCGCCGATTGGACTAGCTCCTAATGCCGG gtgcTTGCTTGCGGTTTGCACAACGGAAGGTCGAGTGAAGCTTTATCGTCCGCCATTTTGTGATTTCTGTGCTGAATGGATAGAg GTTGTGGATGTGTCAAATAGACTTTATGAGTATCTTGCAAGTATCAGTTTTGGTGAGCAAGAAGCTTGCACAACCTCGAAAACTTCTGAT GAGCATGCAACTGAGAACAGATTGGCTAATGAGGATTCAGACATTGTCCTAAGACGTGGGAGGAAACGAAGAAAAGCCGTTGCTTCCAGGATAGT AAAAGACTCTATTTCTGATGAGCAGGATGATGAAACTGGGAAGGAAAGACAGGAATTGAGTATG GTGCTTTATACCGGCACTGCCCCATTGAAAGTAGACAATTCAAAACGGAATGTTTCTGCCTCTAAGTCTAAGGCAAAACCTCGCAAAAAGATACCAGAACACAGCACACAGCCACTGATAACAGCAGATAAATATGCTTCTCGCAGTTCAATGTTATCATCACTTGTAGTTGCTTGGTCACCAGTGCTGCAATTGACAAGTAAAACCtgttcaattcctcaaaatggTTCATCGGTCTCTTTACTTGCTGTTGGAGGAAAATCTGGTCAAGTTTCAATATGGAGAGTTTCTGTACCAAATTACTTTTCTATAGAGCATGGTGGGGTCCCAACTACTGCGACAATTGTTGCACTTCTTCAGGCACATCATACATGGATCACTGCAATTAGTTGGGCATTACTGGATTCTGATTCTTCAAATCCTCATGTTTTATTGGCCACTGGCAGTACTGATGGAAG TGTCAAAATCTGGCTGGCATATAATGAGCAATTGCTGAAGTCGACAGAATCTAATCATGCTTCTTTTTCCCTGTTGGAG GTTATAGCTGTTGATAATGCCCCAGTTTCAGTACTTTCACTTGCAATGCCTGACAAGTTCAGTGACAAAATACTCTTAGCTATTGGTAAGGTATCTGGATCTTCTGAAGTATGGATATGTGATGTATCCAGCAGCAAATTCGACAAAGTTGGCTTATATGAGATGCATGACCATgtt GTGACAGGTTTAGCTTGGGCTTTTGATGGACGTTCTTTGTACAGCTGCAGCCAG GATAACTTTGTGCGAAGTTGGATATTAAGTGATGGTGTGCTCCGTGAAGTACCTATTCCTTCAAATACTCCTCGGCTAAGAAGCTCAACTGAT TTGCCAGATGCATACATTTCATGCTTGGGTCTTGCAGTCTCTCCTGGAAATCTTGTGATTGCTATG GTTCGCAACTTTGATCAAGATTTATTAGATCCAATGTACCAGCAAAG GACTCAAAAGGCTGCTGTTGATTTCTTTTGGATTGGTGCACAACAAGTTAATCCTTTGTCGGACTTTTCTCCGGATGTTGTCATTCCTGGTTTTCCTGGAAAGGAATTGGTTTGCTGGGAATTAAATATTCTTTGGTCTTTGAAACAGTACGAAAATCAGAACAAGCCTCTGGTTGTTTGGGATATTGTAGCAGCATTATTGGCTTTCAAATGTTCTTCAGCAAAGTATGTAGAGCATGTACTGGTCAAGTGGCTCTCAATTTCATTCGTTGGATCTCAATTTCAAATGGGACTCTCTGCCGAAAAGATTTTGCCACATGTTTCAAAAAGTTTATCAAAGCTTGCTTCTCGCCAGTTGCACCTCCTGAATATTATCTGTAGAAGGGTGATATTATCAGAGCTGAAGCCTGAGCAAATAAACTGCAAAGAGCAGAACTTGCAAGGACTAGATTGTACTGAAGAAGAAAAATTGATGATGTGGATTGAGTTGCTTTTGAGCAGTGAAAGAGAACTCCGTGAGAGGCTTGTAGGCCTTAGTTTTTCGGCTTTTACTAGTCTGAGTCTGAGGTCCCATTCAACTACAGTTTCTTCTCAACCCGGAGATTGGTTTCCTGTTGGATTAGCACAGATGGAGCAGTGGGTTTCACTCAATCGTGATGTTGTACAGGACCAGTTAAGAGTCCTTGCAATAGAGGTTGGAAAGCATAAGGAGAG ACTGCAATTAAGTGGAAATGCATCAACAGAGAAGTGTAGTTATTGTTCATCCTCGGTTCCATTTGAATCTTCCGAAGTTGCATTTTGTCAAGGAGTTGGACATGGCCATAAACTAGCTAGGTGTGCTGTTTCTATGGAGGTTTGCCCTCTAACTCCTCTATGGTTTTGCATGTCTTGTCATAGACAAGTATTCAGACTGCCACCAGAGACTCTATTTGCGTTGCCCGAATACCCTGTAGATTTCAAGTCATCTGCTACAAATATTTGTTCAAAACCCTTGTGTCCATTTTGTGGGATACTGCTACAAAGACTACAGCCGGATTTTCTGCTCTCTGCATCTCCTGTATAA